Proteins from one Deinococcus apachensis DSM 19763 genomic window:
- a CDS encoding nitroreductase family protein, producing the protein MTSSSVSRPGAAPPGPDLPPVRLIEGMLARRTTNGPFRPDPVSREHQHLLMRVAQAAPSHFNSQPWRFVLIEDPGTISKVADISGESMTELIEAGVFFERYRRYFRFSEAEMEERRDGIHIDHLPGPLRPFTRQVFSDMGLKLMRQLGVPKKLGEDNRKLVAGSPLLLAALLDKTEYRPGELSGFYSVFGLGAAVENIWNAVGALGMGIQFVSTPMELPRQWQAIRELLRVPGDLELMAVFRLGYLPRDERRPSIDWSSRHRKRLPQFVFRETCEVPEEGG; encoded by the coding sequence ATGACCTCCTCGTCCGTCTCCCGGCCTGGGGCCGCCCCGCCCGGCCCCGATCTGCCCCCCGTGCGGCTGATCGAGGGCATGCTCGCCCGGCGCACCACCAACGGCCCCTTTCGCCCCGACCCGGTCAGCCGCGAGCACCAGCACCTGCTGATGCGGGTGGCGCAGGCGGCCCCCAGCCACTTCAACAGCCAGCCGTGGCGGTTCGTGCTGATTGAGGACCCGGGGACGATTTCCAAGGTTGCGGACATCTCGGGCGAGAGCATGACCGAGCTCATCGAGGCGGGCGTGTTCTTCGAGCGCTACCGCCGCTACTTCCGCTTCTCGGAGGCCGAGATGGAGGAGCGGCGCGACGGCATCCACATCGACCACCTGCCGGGGCCGCTGCGGCCCTTCACCCGTCAGGTCTTCTCCGACATGGGCCTGAAGCTGATGCGGCAGCTCGGCGTGCCCAAAAAACTGGGCGAGGACAACCGCAAGTTGGTGGCGGGCAGCCCCCTGCTGCTGGCGGCGCTGCTCGACAAGACGGAGTACCGCCCGGGCGAACTCAGCGGCTTTTACTCGGTGTTCGGCCTGGGCGCGGCGGTCGAGAACATCTGGAACGCGGTGGGGGCGCTGGGCATGGGCATCCAGTTCGTCAGCACGCCGATGGAGCTTCCGCGGCAGTGGCAGGCGATCCGGGAACTGCTGCGGGTGCCGGGGGACCTGGAACTCATGGCCGTGTTTCGCCTGGGCTATCTACCGCGGGACGAGAGGCGGCCCTCCATCGACTGGAGCAGCCGCCACCGCAAGCGGCTCCCGCAGTTCGTCTTCCGCGAGACGTGCGAGGTGCCGGAGGAAGGGGGCTAA
- a CDS encoding Uma2 family endonuclease produces the protein MKVRVNRLGQLRYYSPDLVVVREPHEDLRQAETRPCLIVEILSESIRQVDLTYKAHDYLSLLSLQGYLLVDSEERAAELYRRTPNG, from the coding sequence ATGAAGGTTCGCGTGAATCGTCTGGGGCAGCTTCGCTACTACTCCCCCGATCTCGTCGTGGTCCGCGAGCCGCACGAGGACCTGAGGCAGGCCGAAACTCGCCCCTGCCTCATCGTGGAAATCCTGAGTGAGTCCATCCGGCAGGTGGACCTGACTTACAAGGCGCACGATTACCTGAGCCTGCTCAGCCTGCAAGGCTACCTGCTGGTGGACAGCGAGGAGCGAGCCGCCGAGCTGTACCGCCGAACGCCCAACGGGTGA
- a CDS encoding aldo/keto reductase — MTNTTTLNAAQSGTFRLGGELTVNRLGFGAMRVTGDGIWGDPADRQGALATLRRLPELGVNFIDTADSYGPAVSEELIREALHPYDAVVIATKGGLTRTGPNVWPPCGRPEYLIQQAYISRRRLGVERIDLWQLHRIDPAVPRDEQFGAVRELIDRGVIRLAGLSEVNVEDIEAARRVFPVATVQNLYNLVNRKSEDVLDHCGREGIGFIPWYPLAAGSLAREGSVLGEVARRLNATPSQVALAWVLRRSPVMLPIPGTGKVRHLEENVAAAGLQLSDEDFRALDAVGREEWNRKQEGRD, encoded by the coding sequence ATGACCAACACCACCACGCTGAACGCCGCCCAGAGCGGCACCTTCCGCCTTGGCGGGGAGCTGACTGTGAACCGCCTGGGCTTCGGGGCCATGCGGGTCACCGGCGACGGCATCTGGGGGGACCCCGCCGACCGCCAGGGCGCGCTGGCGACCCTGCGCCGCCTGCCGGAACTGGGCGTCAACTTTATCGACACCGCCGACTCCTACGGCCCGGCCGTGAGCGAGGAACTCATCCGCGAGGCGCTGCACCCCTACGACGCGGTCGTGATCGCCACCAAGGGCGGCCTGACGCGTACGGGGCCGAACGTGTGGCCCCCATGCGGCCGCCCGGAGTACCTGATTCAGCAGGCGTACATCTCCCGCCGCCGCCTGGGGGTCGAGCGTATCGACCTGTGGCAACTGCACCGCATCGACCCTGCGGTGCCGCGCGACGAGCAATTTGGTGCCGTCCGCGAGCTGATCGACCGGGGCGTGATCCGCCTTGCGGGCCTGAGCGAGGTGAACGTCGAGGATATCGAGGCCGCCCGCCGCGTCTTTCCGGTCGCCACCGTGCAGAACCTCTACAACCTGGTGAACCGCAAGTCGGAGGACGTGCTCGACCACTGCGGGCGCGAGGGGATCGGGTTCATTCCCTGGTATCCCCTCGCGGCGGGGAGCCTCGCCCGCGAGGGCAGCGTCCTGGGCGAGGTCGCGCGGCGCTTGAACGCCACCCCCTCGCAGGTCGCGCTCGCCTGGGTGCTGCGGCGCAGCCCGGTCATGCTGCCCATCCCCGGCACGGGCAAGGTGCGGCACCTGGAGGAAAACGTGGCCGCCGCGGGCCTGCAGCTCTCCGACGAGGATTTCCGCGCGCTCGACGCGGTGGGGAGGGAAGAATGGAACCGCAAGCAGGAGGGGAGGGACTGA
- a CDS encoding enolase C-terminal domain-like protein codes for MSTPTVARVEALPFRLPLRGTLAWGAHSTLSAAEHVLVRVTLDDGTVGVAEATPRPTIYGETPDSVVAILRWLEPALVGLPITDEAGLNRVRNSVANNHTARGALDMALWDARARAQGLTLWDTLLGPNTRVRVSFILGIDTPAAMLAEAERVVEAGVRCLKVKVGRDHTRDLAVIRDLRNTFGDEVQLYADSNETLTPDLAPAALAAMREAGLTYVEEPLPVRELKSRAALHARGLLPIVADDSCFTPADLARELSFGTFDILNVKTARNGFTDGLAMLRAAAAHGKCGMVGSQASTGLGTLHAALLSTQVEVTEPCELSFVLKLGDDLLDQPITFRDGWLDVSSLRDHVVNPHKLERHLV; via the coding sequence CGCTTCCCTTCCGCCTGCCGCTGCGGGGCACCCTGGCCTGGGGCGCCCACAGCACGCTTAGCGCCGCCGAACACGTCCTCGTGCGGGTGACATTGGACGACGGCACCGTCGGGGTCGCGGAGGCCACCCCCCGGCCCACGATCTACGGCGAGACGCCGGACAGTGTGGTTGCCATTCTGCGCTGGCTCGAACCCGCGCTCGTCGGCCTGCCCATCACCGACGAGGCGGGGCTGAACCGGGTGCGGAACAGCGTGGCGAACAACCACACCGCGCGGGGGGCGCTCGACATGGCCCTGTGGGACGCGCGGGCGCGGGCGCAGGGGCTCACCCTCTGGGACACGTTGCTGGGGCCGAACACGCGCGTGCGCGTCAGTTTCATCCTGGGAATCGACACCCCGGCCGCAATGCTCGCCGAGGCTGAGCGGGTCGTGGAGGCGGGCGTCCGCTGCCTGAAGGTGAAGGTGGGGCGCGACCACACCCGCGACCTCGCGGTGATCCGCGACCTGCGGAACACCTTTGGGGACGAGGTTCAGCTCTACGCCGACAGCAACGAGACGCTCACGCCTGACCTGGCCCCCGCGGCCCTCGCCGCCATGCGGGAAGCCGGGCTGACCTACGTGGAGGAACCCCTTCCCGTCCGGGAGTTGAAGTCGAGGGCCGCCCTGCACGCCCGGGGCCTCCTGCCTATCGTCGCGGACGACTCCTGCTTCACGCCCGCCGACCTGGCACGGGAACTGAGTTTTGGCACCTTCGACATCCTGAACGTGAAGACTGCCCGCAACGGCTTCACGGACGGTCTGGCGATGCTCCGTGCCGCCGCCGCACACGGCAAGTGTGGCATGGTCGGCTCGCAGGCGAGCACGGGCCTGGGCACCCTGCACGCCGCGCTGCTGTCCACCCAGGTCGAGGTCACTGAACCCTGCGAACTCAGCTTCGTGCTCAAGTTGGGGGACGATCTGCTCGACCAGCCCATCACCTTTCGGGACGGCTGGCTGGACGTGTCCTCACTGCGGGATCATGTCGTCAATCCACACAAACTGGAGCGCCACCTTGTGTAA
- a CDS encoding alkylmercury lyase family protein codes for MTASVLTHAALHHAILRHLVDQGFAPAGAWLAERFGVDGEVMAQALRDLQAYHGVVLHPHVPEVWVIHPFSTAPTPFAVGQGDRIWWGNCAWCSLGVAALLGGNGVTIRTTLGAEGQPVTVHVDDHRVRENLWVHFPVPMARAWDNVIFTCTTMLLFGNEAEIDAWAGRHALPRGDAQPVQRVYDFARVWYGRHLDEDWHKWTTEEAREIFERFGFRGPTWDLPRSSERF; via the coding sequence ATGACCGCCTCCGTGCTCACCCACGCCGCGCTTCATCACGCCATCCTTCGCCATCTGGTCGACCAGGGATTTGCCCCCGCGGGGGCCTGGCTCGCCGAGCGGTTCGGCGTGGACGGCGAGGTGATGGCCCAGGCCCTCCGGGACCTTCAGGCCTACCACGGGGTCGTGCTGCATCCGCATGTCCCCGAGGTGTGGGTCATCCACCCGTTTTCCACGGCCCCCACGCCCTTCGCGGTCGGGCAGGGTGACCGAATCTGGTGGGGCAACTGCGCGTGGTGTTCCCTGGGAGTGGCGGCCCTGCTGGGCGGAAACGGCGTGACGATCCGGACGACCCTGGGTGCGGAAGGGCAGCCGGTGACCGTTCATGTGGACGATCACCGCGTGCGGGAGAACCTCTGGGTTCACTTTCCCGTCCCGATGGCCCGCGCGTGGGACAACGTCATCTTCACCTGCACGACCATGCTGCTTTTCGGGAACGAGGCGGAGATCGACGCCTGGGCCGGGCGCCACGCGCTGCCGCGCGGCGATGCCCAGCCCGTCCAGCGGGTGTACGACTTTGCGCGGGTGTGGTACGGGCGACACCTGGACGAGGACTGGCACAAGTGGACCACGGAGGAGGCGCGGGAGATCTTCGAACGCTTCGGCTTTCGGGGGCCTACCTGGGACCTGCCCCGGTCCAGCGAGCGCTTTTGA
- a CDS encoding S8 family serine peptidase: MTCRLALPLLTLALTLAACGPDGGTVIGDTTPPSVALTASPTNVTAAGNISLTATASDNVGVTQVDFYRGSTLVGSDAEAPYTATDRVTSADNGTRSYTAVATDAAGNSATSPEVTVNVGISPICSQSVGGQSLPGTVQAASVIQTSVRPPNWSAPHVPGQVLVTDAGGGISAQALNALSTVRTQSVTQDLRLAFTPAGETDRAFAGRLTAAGLRVQPNFIYQPLALPNDPGYPGNGGVKVGSDNTTRVQDYLPRIHADGAWNFLAACGKTPVGALTAVLDSGVDSGHPDLQGRLLPGATFAASGTTTTDETGHGTGVAGLLGAATNNQIGLAGVTWSGRNVLPVKVFNTGDISTAALAQGLDYAVKQGAKVINMSLGAPRSADPAKDPSDPALDEALNRAAQSAVLVAAAGNTPNEGVYYPASNPNVIAVGAVGTKDNELASYSARPNANFPRPLNIVAPGGGTTGATALLALNAGGGYQLTAGTSEATPLVSGVAALMRAANPGLSAAETRKRLLESVRRLQSPNFPEEGLPLLDAEAAVRAATR; the protein is encoded by the coding sequence ATGACCTGCCGCTTGGCCTTGCCACTGCTGACGCTCGCCCTCACTCTGGCTGCCTGTGGACCGGACGGGGGAACAGTGATTGGCGACACGACCCCGCCCAGCGTGGCGCTCACGGCAAGCCCGACCAACGTCACTGCCGCTGGAAACATCAGCCTGACCGCAACGGCCAGCGACAACGTCGGCGTGACGCAGGTGGACTTCTACCGGGGCTCGACTCTGGTCGGCAGCGACGCGGAGGCGCCCTACACCGCCACCGACCGTGTGACGTCAGCCGACAACGGCACGCGGAGCTACACGGCCGTCGCCACCGATGCCGCGGGCAACAGCGCGACCTCACCGGAAGTGACCGTGAACGTCGGCATCTCGCCGATCTGTTCGCAGTCGGTGGGCGGGCAAAGCCTGCCGGGGACGGTGCAGGCGGCAAGCGTGATCCAGACGAGTGTGCGCCCCCCCAACTGGTCCGCCCCCCACGTGCCGGGGCAGGTGCTGGTGACGGACGCGGGAGGAGGTATCTCCGCCCAGGCCCTGAACGCTCTCTCCACCGTGAGGACGCAATCGGTCACCCAGGACCTGAGGCTGGCCTTTACCCCGGCGGGCGAGACCGACCGGGCATTCGCGGGGCGGCTCACGGCCGCGGGGTTGCGGGTGCAGCCCAACTTCATCTACCAGCCGCTCGCCCTGCCGAACGACCCGGGCTATCCGGGCAATGGGGGAGTCAAGGTCGGTAGCGATAACACGACGCGTGTTCAGGATTACCTGCCGCGCATCCACGCGGACGGGGCCTGGAACTTCCTGGCAGCTTGCGGCAAGACGCCGGTCGGAGCGCTGACGGCGGTGCTCGACAGCGGGGTGGACAGTGGGCACCCGGACCTGCAGGGGAGGCTCCTCCCTGGGGCCACCTTCGCCGCGAGCGGGACGACGACCACCGACGAGACGGGGCACGGCACGGGCGTCGCGGGGCTGCTGGGCGCGGCGACGAACAACCAGATCGGCCTAGCGGGCGTGACGTGGAGCGGCAGGAACGTCCTGCCGGTGAAGGTGTTCAACACCGGGGACATCTCGACGGCGGCGCTGGCGCAGGGGCTGGATTACGCCGTCAAGCAGGGGGCGAAGGTCATCAACATGAGCCTTGGCGCTCCGCGCTCGGCTGATCCTGCCAAAGACCCCAGTGACCCGGCTTTGGACGAGGCATTGAACCGTGCGGCCCAGAGCGCCGTTCTGGTGGCTGCAGCGGGCAACACGCCGAACGAGGGGGTGTATTACCCCGCCAGCAATCCGAACGTGATCGCGGTCGGGGCGGTCGGGACGAAGGACAATGAACTGGCGTCTTACAGTGCCCGGCCAAATGCGAACTTCCCGCGTCCGCTGAATATCGTGGCACCCGGCGGGGGAACTACGGGAGCAACAGCGCTGCTGGCCCTCAATGCTGGCGGGGGCTATCAGCTCACCGCGGGCACCAGCGAGGCCACTCCCCTGGTCAGCGGCGTCGCCGCCCTGATGCGCGCAGCAAACCCCGGCCTCAGTGCGGCCGAGACACGTAAGCGTCTGCTGGAGAGCGTGCGCCGCCTCCAGAGCCCGAACTTCCCAGAGGAAGGTCTCCCCCTCCTTGACGCCGAAGCCGCCGTGCGCGCCGCCACACGTTGA
- the acnA gene encoding aconitate hydratase AcnA yields the protein MAMNLFGARDVLTTKAGQTLYYYNLGRLQEQGHDISKLPFSVKVLLESVLREANDYDVRREDVTAVAGWKPVNEEVEIPFKPARVILQDFTGVPAVVDLAAMRSAMVALGGDPEKINPLIPVDLVIDHSVQVDEFGTEFALANNMALEFERNRERYEFLRWGQQAFDNFGVVPPASGIIHQVNLEYLAKGVQSRPEDDGVVVYPDSLVGTDSHTTMINGLGIVGWGVGGIEAEAVMLGQPIYMLMPEVIGFKITGAMPEGATATDLALRITQMLREKGVVGKFVEFYGAGLSNMTLPDRATIANMAPEYGATMGFFPVDDEALRYLRRTGRLEDEIELVEAYYKAQGMFRTDETPDPVFTDTIELDLSTIVPSLAGPKRPQDRVNLADMHTVFNEALTAPVKQRGFELKPEQLDAQGTIGGTDIRIGHGAVTLASITSCTNTSNPSVLIAAGLVAKKAVERGLKPRAWVKTSLAPGSKVVTEYLENAGLQEYLDQIGFNTVGYGCMTCIGNSGPLPEPVVQAIQEGDLVVASVLSGNRNFEGRVNPHIRANYLASPPLVVAYALAGTVVNDIVNDPIATGSDGQPVYLRDLWPSNAEIQQIMDQAINAEMFKRVYDGIEKSNADWNAIPVSEGALYNWNPDSTYIQNPPFFENLAGGPSETVSSIEGARVLVKVGDSVTTDHISPAGSFKSDTPAGKYLLERGIAPKDFNSYGSRRGNDRIMTRGTFANIRLKNQLAPGTEGGFTTDFTTGQVSTIFDAAQNYKAQNIPLLVFAGKDYGMGSSRDWAAKGTFLLGVKAVIAESFERIHRSNLVGMGVLPLQFKNGESADSHGIQGDETFDLILPPDLKPRQDVTLRVTKDGQSRDITVQCRIDTPVEIDYYKNGGILQTVLRGILARSGQEAGAKA from the coding sequence ATGGCGATGAATCTGTTTGGTGCGCGCGACGTGCTCACCACCAAGGCTGGACAGACTCTGTACTACTACAACCTGGGTAGGCTCCAGGAGCAGGGGCACGACATCTCCAAGCTGCCCTTCAGCGTCAAGGTGCTGCTGGAGAGCGTGCTGCGCGAGGCGAACGACTACGACGTGCGCCGCGAGGACGTGACGGCGGTCGCGGGCTGGAAGCCCGTCAACGAGGAGGTCGAGATCCCCTTCAAGCCCGCCCGCGTGATCCTGCAGGACTTCACGGGCGTCCCCGCCGTCGTGGACCTCGCGGCGATGCGGAGCGCGATGGTGGCGCTGGGCGGCGACCCCGAGAAGATCAACCCGCTGATCCCGGTGGACCTCGTGATCGACCACTCGGTGCAGGTGGACGAGTTCGGCACCGAGTTCGCCCTCGCCAACAACATGGCGCTGGAGTTCGAGCGCAACCGCGAGCGCTACGAGTTCCTCAGATGGGGCCAGCAGGCCTTCGACAACTTCGGCGTGGTGCCCCCGGCCAGCGGCATCATCCACCAGGTCAACCTGGAATACCTCGCCAAGGGGGTGCAGAGCCGCCCCGAGGACGACGGCGTGGTCGTGTACCCCGACTCGCTGGTGGGCACCGACAGCCACACCACCATGATCAACGGCCTGGGCATCGTGGGCTGGGGCGTCGGCGGCATCGAGGCCGAGGCCGTCATGCTGGGTCAGCCCATCTACATGCTGATGCCCGAGGTGATCGGCTTCAAGATCACGGGTGCCATGCCCGAGGGGGCGACCGCGACCGACCTCGCCCTCCGCATTACCCAGATGCTGCGCGAGAAGGGCGTGGTGGGCAAGTTCGTCGAGTTCTACGGGGCGGGCCTGAGCAACATGACCCTGCCCGACCGCGCGACCATCGCCAACATGGCCCCCGAGTACGGCGCCACGATGGGCTTCTTCCCAGTGGACGACGAGGCGCTGCGCTACCTGCGCCGCACCGGCCGCCTGGAGGATGAGATCGAACTCGTCGAGGCGTACTACAAGGCGCAGGGCATGTTCCGCACCGACGAGACGCCCGACCCCGTCTTCACCGACACCATCGAACTCGACCTCTCGACCATCGTGCCCAGCCTCGCCGGGCCCAAGCGGCCCCAGGACCGGGTGAACCTCGCGGACATGCACACCGTGTTCAACGAGGCGCTGACCGCCCCCGTCAAGCAGCGCGGCTTCGAGCTGAAGCCCGAGCAACTGGACGCGCAGGGCACCATCGGCGGCACCGACATCCGAATCGGCCACGGCGCCGTGACGCTGGCGTCAATCACCTCCTGCACGAACACGAGCAACCCCAGCGTGCTGATCGCGGCGGGCCTCGTCGCCAAGAAGGCCGTCGAGCGCGGCCTGAAGCCCAGGGCGTGGGTCAAGACCTCCCTTGCCCCCGGCTCCAAGGTCGTGACGGAGTATCTGGAGAACGCGGGGCTTCAGGAGTACCTCGACCAGATCGGCTTCAACACGGTGGGCTACGGCTGCATGACCTGCATCGGCAATTCCGGCCCGCTGCCCGAACCCGTGGTGCAGGCAATTCAGGAGGGGGACCTCGTGGTGGCCTCGGTCCTCTCGGGCAACCGCAACTTCGAGGGCCGCGTGAACCCGCACATCCGCGCGAACTACCTCGCCTCGCCGCCGCTCGTCGTGGCCTACGCGCTCGCCGGGACGGTCGTGAACGACATCGTCAACGATCCCATCGCGACCGGCAGCGACGGGCAGCCCGTGTACCTGCGTGACCTCTGGCCGAGCAACGCCGAAATTCAGCAGATCATGGACCAGGCGATCAACGCCGAGATGTTCAAGCGGGTGTACGACGGCATCGAGAAGAGCAACGCCGACTGGAACGCCATTCCCGTCTCCGAGGGCGCGCTCTACAACTGGAACCCCGACTCGACCTACATCCAGAACCCGCCCTTCTTCGAGAACCTGGCGGGCGGGCCGAGCGAGACGGTCAGCTCCATCGAGGGTGCCCGGGTGCTCGTGAAGGTCGGCGACTCCGTGACGACCGACCACATCAGCCCGGCCGGGTCCTTCAAGTCGGACACCCCCGCGGGCAAGTACCTGCTGGAGCGCGGCATTGCTCCGAAAGACTTCAACTCCTACGGCTCGCGCCGCGGCAACGACCGCATCATGACGCGCGGCACTTTCGCCAACATCCGCCTGAAGAACCAGCTCGCCCCCGGCACTGAAGGCGGCTTCACCACTGACTTCACGACCGGGCAGGTCAGCACCATCTTCGACGCCGCCCAGAACTACAAGGCGCAGAACATCCCGCTCCTGGTCTTCGCGGGTAAGGACTATGGCATGGGCTCCAGCCGGGACTGGGCCGCCAAGGGCACCTTCCTGCTGGGCGTGAAGGCTGTGATCGCCGAGTCGTTCGAGCGCATCCACCGCTCCAACCTCGTCGGCATGGGCGTGCTGCCCCTCCAGTTCAAGAACGGCGAGAGTGCCGACTCGCACGGCATCCAGGGCGATGAGACCTTCGACCTGATCCTGCCGCCCGACCTGAAGCCCCGCCAGGACGTGACCCTGCGCGTGACGAAGGACGGTCAGAGCCGCGACATCACTGTCCAGTGCCGCATCGACACGCCGGTCGAGATCGACTACTACAAGAACGGCGGCATCCTCCAGACCGTGCTGCGCGGAATTCTGGCGCGCAGCGGGCAGGAAGCGGGCGCGAAGGCATAA
- a CDS encoding type III polyketide synthase — MFPAPVVRSLVTGNPPHRTPQAEVREAARQAFPRMAARAGMLGVFDNAQIETRSLSRPLEWYTQERGFGEKNAVFVEEARALTLRLAREALERAELAPHEIDAVVVVNTSGISAPSLDAYLIETLGLNRHAARLPVWGLGCAGGAAGLARAADLVRAGFRRVLYVAVEFCSLTLIKGDESKSNFVGTALFSDGGAALVVTAPDVPGPPPLLALHGGYSTLIEDSEDIMGWDVIDNGLKVRFSRDIPTLVRSMMQENVAQALASRGWSSDDVRAFVVHPGGVKVLAAYEEALGLPEGALDASRRVLSDHGNMSSVTVLFVLEEVLRDQPLGRGLLSAMGPGFSAEHVLIEFVND; from the coding sequence ATGTTCCCTGCCCCCGTCGTGCGGTCCCTCGTCACCGGGAACCCGCCCCACCGCACCCCGCAGGCCGAGGTGCGCGAGGCGGCCCGGCAAGCCTTTCCGCGCATGGCCGCCCGCGCGGGGATGCTCGGCGTCTTCGACAACGCCCAGATCGAGACGCGCTCGCTCTCGCGCCCGCTGGAGTGGTACACCCAGGAGCGGGGCTTCGGCGAGAAGAACGCCGTCTTCGTGGAGGAGGCCCGTGCGCTGACCCTCCGCCTGGCCCGCGAGGCGCTGGAGCGGGCCGAACTCGCCCCCCACGAGATCGACGCCGTCGTCGTCGTGAACACCAGCGGGATCAGCGCCCCCAGCCTCGACGCCTACCTGATCGAGACGCTGGGCCTCAATCGTCACGCGGCCCGGCTGCCGGTCTGGGGCCTGGGCTGCGCGGGCGGTGCGGCGGGGCTGGCGCGGGCCGCCGACCTCGTTCGGGCGGGTTTTCGCCGCGTGCTGTACGTCGCCGTCGAGTTTTGCAGCCTGACGCTGATCAAGGGCGACGAGTCCAAGAGCAACTTCGTGGGCACCGCCCTCTTCTCGGACGGCGGAGCGGCGCTGGTCGTCACCGCGCCTGACGTGCCCGGCCCCCCGCCCCTGCTCGCCCTGCACGGGGGCTACTCCACCCTGATCGAGGACTCCGAGGACATCATGGGCTGGGACGTGATCGACAACGGCCTCAAGGTGCGCTTTTCCCGCGACATCCCCACCCTGGTGCGCTCCATGATGCAGGAGAACGTCGCCCAGGCCCTCGCCTCGCGCGGCTGGTCGTCGGACGACGTGCGCGCCTTCGTGGTGCATCCCGGCGGCGTGAAGGTGCTCGCCGCCTACGAGGAGGCGCTGGGCTTGCCGGAGGGCGCCCTGGATGCCAGCCGCCGGGTCCTGTCCGACCACGGCAACATGAGCAGCGTGACCGTGCTGTTCGTGCTGGAGGAGGTGCTGCGGGACCAGCCCCTCGGGCGCGGCCTTCTGAGCGCGATGGGTCCGGGCTTCAGCGCCGAACACGTGCTCATCGAGTTCGTGAACGACTGA
- a CDS encoding phosphotransferase enzyme family protein, with amino-acid sequence MSSPGSSSTAHSTEQDGIARRVLGRYGHADASITWVGQSDTTVYRVHTPSGEHLALRLHTAARHGRQALASELRWLDQLARVARLPVPQPQPVRREPDVWVMEERTGEGMVLLCTLLSWLDGEALPGAFSPEQAGQAGELLAHLHTHSSDFLPPGDFERPRYDAPYFLACWADLRRSLGPEHLTAERSAALSADLERLAASLGRMEAVPGGFGLIHADAHPGNFLQSEGGLRLLDFDRCGWGPFLLDVAGATLDLEVPEREVFLAAYTRVRPLPPGHEAPLRALKVLAAVENLAFLARRPHELPFVVEALDVVEAMMASPDHASPPR; translated from the coding sequence ATGTCCTCACCAGGCAGCTCGTCCACCGCCCACTCGACTGAGCAGGACGGAATCGCCCGGCGGGTCCTGGGCCGCTACGGCCATGCAGACGCCAGCATCACATGGGTTGGGCAGAGCGACACCACCGTCTACCGGGTGCACACCCCTTCCGGCGAACATCTCGCGCTGCGGCTGCACACGGCGGCCCGCCACGGCAGGCAGGCCCTGGCCTCGGAACTACGCTGGCTGGACCAACTCGCCCGCGTCGCGCGTCTCCCCGTGCCGCAGCCGCAGCCCGTGCGGAGAGAGCCGGACGTGTGGGTCATGGAGGAACGAACGGGTGAGGGCATGGTCCTTCTCTGCACCCTGCTGTCATGGCTGGACGGCGAGGCCCTTCCGGGCGCCTTCAGCCCCGAGCAAGCGGGGCAGGCCGGGGAACTCTTGGCGCACCTGCATACGCACTCGTCCGACTTCCTACCCCCAGGGGACTTCGAGCGGCCCAGATACGACGCGCCGTACTTCCTGGCCTGCTGGGCAGACCTGCGGCGGTCGTTGGGACCGGAGCACCTCACCGCCGAGCGGAGCGCTGCCCTGAGTGCTGACCTGGAGCGGCTGGCGGCCTCTCTGGGGAGGATGGAGGCCGTTCCCGGCGGGTTCGGGCTCATCCACGCTGATGCCCACCCCGGCAATTTCTTGCAGTCGGAAGGAGGCCTCCGTCTGCTCGACTTCGACCGCTGCGGCTGGGGGCCGTTCCTGCTCGACGTGGCGGGGGCCACCCTCGACCTTGAGGTGCCCGAGCGTGAGGTCTTTCTGGCCGCCTACACGCGGGTGCGCCCGTTGCCCCCGGGCCACGAGGCGCCCCTGAGGGCGCTCAAGGTTCTGGCGGCGGTGGAGAATCTCGCCTTCCTGGCGAGGCGACCTCACGAACTCCCGTTTGTGGTGGAGGCGCTGGATGTGGTCGAGGCGATGATGGCGTCACCGGACCACGCCTCTCCACCCCGGTAA
- a CDS encoding cupin domain-containing protein, whose product MEPQAGGEGLTIPEPVNVAGKFALFDDAWNPRIVAELNGQQVKVARLRGEFIWHQHEHEDELFWVIRGRLRLRFRDRDVLLGEGEFQVVPRGVEHLPVAETEEVWVVLFEPASTLNTGEARNERTRETLERL is encoded by the coding sequence ATGGAACCGCAAGCAGGAGGGGAGGGACTGACCATCCCGGAGCCGGTGAACGTCGCGGGGAAGTTCGCCCTCTTTGACGACGCCTGGAATCCCCGCATCGTCGCCGAGCTGAACGGCCAGCAGGTGAAGGTCGCCCGGCTGCGGGGCGAATTCATCTGGCACCAACACGAGCACGAGGACGAGCTGTTCTGGGTGATTCGGGGGAGGCTCCGACTGCGCTTCCGGGACCGCGACGTGCTGCTGGGCGAGGGTGAATTCCAGGTCGTGCCGCGCGGGGTGGAGCACCTGCCCGTCGCGGAAACGGAGGAGGTCTGGGTCGTGCTGTTCGAGCCCGCCTCGACCCTGAACACGGGCGAGGCGCGGAACGAACGCACGCGGGAGACGCTGGAGCGGCTGTAA